Proteins encoded by one window of Streptomyces sp. NBC_01477:
- a CDS encoding class I SAM-dependent methyltransferase, with translation MTLTPTAADPAGEQLPAPASLAEVKGWFFPVDQVLFDWFLSRQQELTEPGDLLEIGAYMGKSAIFMGSYLREAETFTVCDLFDSPAQDDANSAEMRYSYPTLTRRSFEANYLSFHDGLPQVIQGLSSLVRDRVQAASCRFAHIDGSHLYEHVRGDIEDTRTLLHPHGIVALDDYRSEHCPGVAAAVWEAVATGGLSPVCVTGTKLYGTWGDPAPLREQLLEFLAGRDDLWHGVEAVAGAPLIRVKGAKAVPPPHPASRHHREEPPAEVLPEPVPEPAPALAEPPAPAPRRRSPLRRLVLNVLPPFVSKGFVRLRRALRHQA, from the coding sequence ATGACGCTCACCCCCACCGCCGCCGATCCGGCCGGCGAGCAGCTTCCCGCGCCCGCCTCGCTCGCCGAGGTGAAGGGCTGGTTCTTCCCCGTCGACCAGGTGCTCTTCGACTGGTTCCTGAGCCGCCAGCAGGAGCTGACCGAGCCGGGCGACCTGCTGGAGATCGGCGCCTACATGGGCAAGAGCGCGATCTTCATGGGCAGCTACCTGCGGGAGGCGGAGACCTTCACCGTCTGCGACCTGTTCGATTCCCCGGCGCAGGACGACGCGAATTCCGCGGAGATGCGGTACTCCTACCCGACGCTCACCCGTCGCTCGTTCGAGGCCAATTACCTGTCCTTCCACGACGGGCTGCCGCAGGTGATCCAGGGCCTGTCCTCGCTCGTACGGGACCGGGTGCAGGCCGCCAGCTGCCGCTTCGCGCACATCGACGGCTCGCACCTCTACGAGCACGTACGCGGCGACATCGAGGACACCAGGACGCTGCTGCACCCGCACGGCATCGTCGCGCTGGACGACTACCGCTCCGAGCACTGCCCCGGGGTGGCCGCCGCGGTCTGGGAGGCGGTCGCGACCGGCGGGCTCAGCCCCGTATGCGTGACCGGCACCAAGCTCTACGGCACCTGGGGCGATCCGGCGCCGTTGCGCGAGCAGCTGCTGGAATTCCTGGCCGGGCGCGACGACCTGTGGCACGGCGTGGAGGCGGTGGCGGGCGCCCCGCTGATCCGGGTCAAGGGCGCCAAGGCGGTGCCGCCGCCCCACCCGGCGTCCCGGCACCACCGCGAGGAGCCGCCGGCCGAGGTGCTGCCCGAGCCCGTACCCGAGCCGGCGCCCGCCCTGGCCGAGCCGCCGGCGCCCGCGCCCCGGCGGCGCTCCCCGCTGCGGCGGCTGGTGCTCAACGTGCTGCCGCCGTTCGTGTCCAAAGGCTTCGTCAGGCTGCGCCGCGCGCTGCGCCATCAGGCGTAA